From Providencia sp. R33, a single genomic window includes:
- a CDS encoding XRE family transcriptional regulator produces MSISERVKNKRILLGLTQTELAETVGTTQQSIEQLESGKTKRPRFLPELAAALKCSVSWLVTGEEDKNDTLPPENEWGGIKSWDNKTPLDYDEVEVPFYKDIEFACGTGGSIDVDYNGFKLRFAKSTLRKIGAPTDGSTIICFPASGDSMEPVIPDGSAIAIDVSNKKIIDGKVYAIDQDGLKRLKMLYRKPGGKLIIRSYNREEYDDEEADENSVMIIGRMFWYSVLDY; encoded by the coding sequence ATGTCAATTTCTGAACGCGTAAAAAATAAAAGAATCCTTCTCGGTCTCACTCAAACAGAGTTAGCCGAAACCGTTGGCACTACACAGCAGTCAATAGAGCAATTAGAAAGCGGGAAAACAAAACGTCCTCGCTTTCTACCCGAACTTGCAGCTGCCTTAAAATGTTCTGTTAGCTGGTTGGTTACTGGAGAAGAAGACAAAAACGATACCCTACCTCCTGAAAATGAATGGGGAGGGATAAAGTCTTGGGATAATAAAACGCCTTTGGATTACGATGAAGTAGAAGTGCCATTCTATAAAGATATTGAATTTGCTTGTGGTACCGGCGGTAGTATTGATGTGGATTACAACGGTTTTAAATTAAGGTTTGCCAAATCAACACTGCGCAAGATTGGTGCCCCTACTGATGGCTCAACAATTATTTGTTTTCCAGCAAGTGGCGATAGTATGGAGCCAGTAATACCAGATGGTTCTGCTATTGCCATTGATGTATCTAATAAAAAAATTATTGATGGAAAAGTTTACGCTATCGATCAAGATGGCTTGAAACGTTTAAAAATGCTTTATCGAAAACCAGGTGGAAAACTTATTATTCGCAGTTATAACCGTGAAGAATACGACGATGAAGAGGCTGATGAAAACAGCGTCATGATTATTGGCAGAATGTTTTGGTATTCTGTTCTTGATTACTAA
- a CDS encoding antiterminator Q family protein, with protein MSSIKSISDGLVLDTEQEAWLQGWLSKFGAWVYSGRLEKRQSSIIAEFMATVEKRDYPEREMCNDDDGMLITKVVDKIYHIDQVAFTLLLLRYAFVSSDRAIARYYYGIAQPRQMVRRNRTLEYRKPSMATCRREVKEIIRSAEYLIYPHLYNAFKIRDSEWKKKNNGKNVLTSLNQ; from the coding sequence ATGTCGAGTATAAAAAGTATTTCTGATGGGCTTGTACTTGATACTGAACAAGAAGCTTGGTTGCAAGGTTGGCTATCCAAATTCGGTGCTTGGGTTTACAGCGGTAGATTAGAGAAACGCCAAAGCAGTATCATCGCTGAATTTATGGCTACTGTGGAAAAGCGTGATTATCCCGAAAGGGAAATGTGTAATGACGACGATGGAATGTTAATCACCAAGGTGGTCGATAAAATTTATCATATAGACCAAGTCGCATTCACATTATTGTTATTACGCTATGCTTTTGTGAGCTCCGATCGTGCCATTGCTCGTTATTATTATGGTATTGCACAGCCACGCCAGATGGTTCGCAGAAATCGCACCCTTGAATATCGAAAACCCTCGATGGCCACATGCCGCCGTGAGGTAAAAGAAATCATCCGTTCTGCCGAGTATTTAATTTATCCACATCTCTATAATGCATTTAAAATACGCGATAGTGAGTGGAAAAAGAAAAATAATGGTAAGAACGTGTTGACTTCTTTGAACCAATGA
- a CDS encoding DUF1367 family protein, which produces MAQHSFIKMSNDTLVPANPAARDFLHSKIKCGDVLSADFKKARNPRFHRKYFALLNLGYEYWEPTGGTISPEEKELVRGYVKFLAYYTDNDDALQSAADVYLDDIAQKRAHNISATKSFDAFRYWVVEQSGHYETFEMPDGSLRRVAKSISFAKMDDLAFGELYKSTLDVLWNFILFRKFPTQEAAENAAAKLLDFT; this is translated from the coding sequence ATGGCACAGCATAGCTTTATCAAAATGTCTAATGACACTCTTGTACCTGCTAATCCAGCGGCAAGGGATTTTTTGCATTCAAAAATCAAGTGTGGTGATGTGCTTTCAGCTGATTTCAAGAAAGCTCGTAACCCACGCTTTCACCGTAAATACTTCGCTTTACTCAATCTAGGGTATGAATACTGGGAACCAACCGGCGGTACCATTTCGCCTGAAGAAAAAGAATTGGTGCGTGGTTACGTTAAATTCCTCGCTTACTACACCGATAACGACGATGCTCTTCAATCTGCCGCTGATGTTTACCTCGATGATATAGCACAGAAACGCGCTCACAATATTTCAGCGACCAAATCCTTTGATGCTTTCCGCTATTGGGTGGTAGAGCAATCCGGCCATTATGAAACCTTTGAAATGCCAGACGGTAGCCTACGCCGTGTAGCCAAATCAATCAGCTTTGCCAAAATGGATGACCTAGCCTTTGGCGAACTCTATAAATCAACCCTCGATGTGCTTTGGAACTTCATTCTATTTCGTAAATTTCCCACCCAAGAAGCAGCTGAAAATGCGGCGGCTAAGTTATTAGATTTTACCTAG
- a CDS encoding HP1 family phage holin produces MRMDKYSNAVYGSAGLTAFFASLSLYEWGFIIGMAFSIILGLATFFINRREQRKRTRLFEELVNKTDPQNPSATARKAAELMAKAPKDI; encoded by the coding sequence ATGCGTATGGATAAATATAGCAACGCAGTCTACGGTAGTGCTGGGCTTACAGCATTTTTCGCGAGCCTATCGCTTTATGAATGGGGCTTTATTATCGGGATGGCGTTCAGCATCATTCTAGGATTGGCCACTTTCTTTATTAATAGACGGGAGCAACGAAAGCGAACACGTTTATTTGAAGAACTCGTCAATAAAACCGACCCACAAAACCCTTCAGCTACTGCACGAAAAGCCGCCGAACTTATGGCGAAAGCCCCTAAGGATATTTAA
- a CDS encoding TrmB family transcriptional regulator, with amino-acid sequence MLKHIDMTEEAKIVLEVVPHSWWATIEEISGYTELVKSRCQLILTQLEIAGLIKENIEENTFQNI; translated from the coding sequence ATGTTAAAACATATTGATATGACAGAAGAGGCAAAAATTGTTTTAGAAGTTGTTCCACACTCTTGGTGGGCAACAATAGAAGAAATCTCAGGTTATACTGAATTAGTAAAATCTCGCTGTCAGTTGATATTAACGCAACTAGAGATAGCGGGATTAATCAAAGAAAATATCGAAGAAAACACATTTCAAAATATCTAG
- a CDS encoding replication protein P: MKSLLSAIETRNGKKLSSLIQPVNKPAGINEHAEKLVDMLFDNLVQIFPAAKHTVFSNQEDISATKRQWVLAFIENGITSVEQLKAGMSVARQQESDFFPSCGKFISWCREGMMQAMGLPSVCEVMAEMKRYSNMEWRYPSVESFPWKSAVMYWIVPEARRRMTQYNLSDKEIRESIKKQLIAYYNQIQEGKPIPPIKPLIGQTKRGVSTSELIDKEGKYRLIGQQALNEIRAKILDRDR; the protein is encoded by the coding sequence ATGAAAAGTCTTCTCTCAGCAATTGAAACCCGAAATGGCAAAAAATTATCGAGCCTAATTCAGCCAGTCAATAAACCTGCTGGCATCAATGAACATGCGGAAAAGTTGGTTGATATGCTGTTTGATAACTTAGTGCAAATTTTTCCAGCTGCAAAGCATACCGTATTTTCAAACCAAGAAGATATTTCAGCAACCAAACGGCAATGGGTGCTGGCATTTATCGAAAATGGCATAACTTCCGTTGAGCAATTGAAAGCTGGAATGAGTGTGGCTAGGCAGCAAGAATCCGACTTTTTCCCCTCTTGTGGAAAATTTATCAGTTGGTGCCGCGAGGGAATGATGCAAGCTATGGGTCTACCTTCAGTTTGTGAGGTTATGGCTGAAATGAAGCGCTATAGCAACATGGAGTGGCGATATCCATCTGTTGAGTCATTCCCTTGGAAATCAGCGGTTATGTATTGGATTGTGCCAGAAGCAAGGCGACGCATGACACAGTATAACTTGTCCGATAAAGAGATTAGGGAATCCATCAAGAAGCAACTGATAGCCTATTACAACCAAATACAGGAAGGTAAGCCAATCCCACCAATCAAGCCGTTAATAGGCCAAACTAAAAGAGGGGTTTCTACGTCAGAGTTAATTGATAAAGAGGGTAAATATCGACTGATTGGTCAGCAAGCGTTAAACGAAATTAGGGCTAAAATTTTAGATCGGGATAGATGA
- a CDS encoding type I restriction endonuclease, with translation MENFKLKLKNHVDHVKQVGQHCSTEETTKQALILPFLDILGFSPYDPQKVKAEYGADFPGVKANERVDYALFCQDVPVMFIEAKCYFEKLDNHCPQLSRYFNSTPEVTISAITNGLEWRFFTDLKQKNVMDPTPFLRIRMDEISDSDASQLFRFRHDKFKPEALRTLAEESVYLSAFTKTISSSLRDVDSEFVRYVASRSNVERQLNQRFIDSITPLVKQAVERSVSAMVVSGLSGKFTYGEEPVEAAAEETQESNELKDIIDPDNPNIITTTTELTLFEKIKQITGCDEIEYKDTESYFGVLYQGKVNRWIVRFYDKKNSAYIMVPIEITDLLGNEIKRAGLELTNNRITIQSPEDILRITGIILDSFEYVKNDENFRKKSASE, from the coding sequence ATGGAAAATTTCAAGTTAAAGCTTAAAAATCATGTAGATCATGTAAAACAAGTTGGGCAACATTGCTCAACAGAGGAGACAACTAAACAGGCATTAATCTTGCCTTTCCTTGATATCCTCGGCTTTAGCCCTTATGACCCTCAAAAAGTCAAAGCAGAATACGGTGCTGACTTCCCTGGTGTAAAAGCAAATGAACGTGTTGACTATGCACTATTCTGTCAAGACGTCCCCGTTATGTTTATCGAAGCCAAATGTTATTTTGAAAAATTAGATAACCATTGTCCTCAGCTTTCTAGATATTTTAACTCGACTCCTGAAGTTACAATCTCAGCAATAACCAATGGGCTAGAGTGGCGTTTTTTCACTGATTTAAAACAAAAAAATGTTATGGACCCTACTCCATTCTTACGCATTAGAATGGATGAAATTAGTGATTCAGACGCAAGCCAATTATTCCGTTTTAGACATGATAAATTCAAACCAGAAGCATTAAGAACACTGGCTGAAGAGAGCGTATATTTATCTGCTTTCACTAAAACCATTAGCTCGAGCCTCAGAGATGTTGATAGTGAATTCGTTCGCTATGTCGCGAGCCGTTCTAATGTTGAAAGACAATTAAATCAGCGTTTTATTGACTCTATTACACCACTAGTAAAACAAGCCGTTGAGCGTTCTGTTAGTGCGATGGTAGTTTCTGGCTTATCTGGTAAATTTACTTACGGTGAAGAGCCTGTTGAAGCGGCAGCAGAGGAAACTCAAGAGTCTAATGAATTAAAAGATATTATCGATCCCGATAATCCAAACATTATTACCACAACGACTGAATTAACTTTATTTGAAAAAATAAAGCAGATCACTGGATGTGATGAAATTGAATATAAAGATACTGAGTCTTACTTTGGTGTCCTATATCAAGGCAAGGTTAATCGTTGGATAGTTAGATTCTACGATAAGAAAAATAGCGCTTATATCATGGTTCCTATAGAGATTACTGATCTGCTAGGTAATGAAATAAAGCGTGCAGGTTTAGAATTAACGAATAACCGAATCACCATTCAATCCCCTGAAGATATATTAAGAATAACAGGCATCATTCTTGACTCGTTTGAATATGTGAAAAATGATGAAAACTTCAGAAAAAAGTCAGCTAGCGAATAA
- a CDS encoding site-specific integrase, translated as MGAKKQTGYALPRGVTVRNNKTSQTIVITFTYRGALCREPLSRLTVDNKNIKYAERLLAEIQNNIEKGTFNYAKYFPNSKKLMLFGVNNREKRVIDYLDEYLVICETRNLSPSTIGGYKKCKSALSDLHQLHVSSLTPAILKNWIQKQTTVLKTIRNQLSFLRSSLDEAITDGIVSINPVSLVSASRYQSNNSDNESSYIVDPLSPKEVSALLSAARHEQWKNLFQFAINTGLRSSELCALRWSDIDFIENTAHVQSASVVGVIKKTKTKAGTRKVELNSEAMNALNEQKQFTFMKDGVIFEDPKTNKAWAGADAIRKKAWVPTLKRAGIRYRNPYQTRHTFATRHISQGANLFWLAGQMGHKGPEMLFRHYGGYLKEYDGGTVQNINLFNMY; from the coding sequence GTGGGCGCGAAAAAACAAACAGGCTACGCACTACCAAGAGGGGTGACGGTTCGTAACAACAAAACCAGCCAAACTATTGTTATCACGTTTACTTATAGAGGGGCGCTCTGTAGAGAGCCTCTCTCTAGACTAACCGTCGATAATAAAAATATTAAATATGCTGAAAGGCTACTCGCTGAAATTCAAAATAACATTGAAAAAGGCACGTTTAATTACGCTAAATATTTTCCTAACTCTAAAAAATTAATGCTTTTTGGCGTTAATAATCGCGAAAAAAGAGTGATTGATTATTTAGATGAGTATTTAGTTATTTGCGAAACTCGAAATTTATCACCCTCTACGATTGGCGGTTATAAAAAATGCAAAAGTGCCCTGTCTGATTTGCACCAATTACATGTTTCATCACTCACACCGGCGATCCTAAAAAATTGGATACAAAAGCAAACGACAGTATTAAAAACCATCCGTAATCAGCTCTCATTTTTGCGTAGCTCACTAGATGAAGCCATTACTGATGGCATTGTATCAATCAACCCAGTCAGCCTTGTATCTGCTTCAAGATACCAATCAAATAACAGTGACAATGAAAGCAGTTATATAGTCGACCCGTTGTCACCTAAAGAAGTCTCTGCCCTACTCTCTGCGGCAAGACATGAGCAATGGAAAAACTTATTCCAGTTCGCCATTAATACTGGCTTAAGAAGCTCTGAATTATGTGCATTGAGATGGAGTGATATCGATTTCATAGAAAATACCGCACACGTACAATCTGCCAGCGTCGTTGGTGTTATTAAGAAAACCAAAACTAAAGCCGGCACCAGAAAGGTTGAATTAAATAGTGAGGCCATGAACGCCCTGAATGAGCAGAAGCAATTCACGTTTATGAAAGATGGTGTGATTTTCGAAGACCCGAAAACAAATAAAGCTTGGGCAGGTGCCGATGCAATTAGGAAGAAAGCATGGGTGCCAACGCTGAAGAGAGCAGGTATTCGATATCGTAACCCATATCAAACTAGGCATACATTTGCCACAAGGCATATAAGCCAAGGCGCTAACCTATTTTGGCTAGCAGGACAAATGGGACATAAAGGGCCTGAGATGCTGTTTAGGCACTATGGGGGATATCTTAAGGAGTATGATGGGGGTACAGTACAAAATATTAATCTATTTAATATGTACTAA
- a CDS encoding lysozyme: MSLKQKLTVLVGAGASAIALTVIAHFEGVRYEPYEDVGGVLTVCYGHTGKDIVPDKIYSKEECNELLELDFMRTKLQVDRLVKVPVDEYTKAALYSFAFNVGTSAFAKSTMLKRLNVGDQYGACEELKKWVYAGGKVWRGLVNRREAEAAICHGNL, encoded by the coding sequence ATGTCACTCAAACAAAAATTAACGGTGCTTGTTGGCGCAGGAGCTTCGGCTATCGCTTTAACGGTGATTGCACATTTTGAAGGTGTTAGATATGAACCCTATGAAGATGTCGGCGGGGTATTAACGGTTTGCTATGGGCATACGGGAAAAGACATTGTCCCTGATAAAATTTATTCAAAAGAAGAATGCAACGAATTGTTAGAGTTGGATTTTATGAGAACTAAACTGCAAGTAGATCGCCTGGTTAAAGTTCCTGTTGATGAATATACAAAAGCAGCGCTTTATTCATTTGCATTTAATGTTGGTACCAGCGCATTTGCTAAGTCGACAATGTTGAAAAGGCTAAATGTAGGTGACCAATACGGTGCTTGTGAAGAACTAAAAAAATGGGTTTACGCTGGTGGTAAGGTATGGCGTGGGCTAGTTAATCGTAGAGAGGCGGAGGCGGCCATATGTCATGGAAACCTATAG
- a CDS encoding toxin YdaT family protein, which translates to MSFDIDIVRSEIESWATEHGQEHVAIEISRAYLQITRDKSQSRLHVIEDERGQADWKAINNNRQQIFRWLRGDSNASMKKLAELMPAIEMALPASRLARVRGDTKNYLASVAIQRFAEAMTEILLEGRDMSHRINNAVNALNAISRPTSVH; encoded by the coding sequence ATGAGTTTTGATATCGATATTGTCCGCTCTGAAATTGAGAGCTGGGCTACAGAACATGGTCAAGAGCACGTGGCGATTGAGATAAGCCGAGCGTATTTGCAGATCACGCGAGACAAATCACAGAGCCGCTTGCATGTGATTGAAGATGAACGCGGGCAAGCGGATTGGAAAGCGATTAACAATAACCGACAACAGATATTTCGGTGGTTACGAGGCGATTCTAACGCATCAATGAAGAAATTAGCAGAGCTGATGCCTGCGATTGAAATGGCGTTGCCAGCTTCGAGGTTAGCTCGAGTGCGAGGCGACACGAAAAACTATTTAGCATCAGTGGCCATACAGCGATTTGCAGAAGCTATGACCGAAATTTTATTAGAGGGGCGTGACATGTCACATCGAATAAATAATGCCGTTAACGCACTCAATGCAATATCACGCCCGACCAGCGTGCACTAA
- a CDS encoding Ref family recombination enhancement nuclease codes for MTKKSKTKEDKQWLSDVAELGCICCRNMGYGPSPAEIHHTRTGQGMAQRASHKDVLPLCPPHHRPSYDTGFHAAPKTWQEIHGTETELLEQTKREVMELRACRV; via the coding sequence ATGACCAAAAAATCAAAGACCAAAGAAGATAAACAGTGGCTATCAGATGTAGCCGAACTTGGCTGTATTTGCTGTCGCAATATGGGGTATGGGCCATCACCAGCGGAAATTCATCATACACGAACAGGGCAGGGCATGGCTCAACGAGCTAGCCATAAAGATGTTTTACCGTTATGCCCCCCTCATCACAGGCCTAGTTATGACACTGGTTTTCATGCCGCGCCTAAAACATGGCAGGAAATTCACGGTACCGAAACTGAACTACTGGAACAAACGAAAAGAGAAGTCATGGAGCTGCGAGCATGTCGAGTATAA
- a CDS encoding siphovirus Gp157 family protein — MTKTTAIAMAADYSKLQQLVETGEFTAEDVADTLEGIECELGDKLDAIMLHARNLEWQAKTLDEESKRLADRKKSFENQVKNLKKYALDCLLTSGKDKLKTTKNTFTARAGVVRVIIDNEAALPDELVDVQTITAPDKKRIKEAIENGIEIPGAHLEVGDRSLMVR; from the coding sequence ATGACCAAGACAACTGCTATTGCAATGGCTGCTGACTACAGCAAATTACAACAACTCGTCGAAACAGGTGAATTCACCGCAGAAGATGTCGCCGATACCTTAGAGGGCATCGAGTGTGAACTAGGCGATAAACTGGATGCAATTATGCTTCATGCCCGTAATTTAGAATGGCAAGCTAAAACGCTGGATGAAGAGTCAAAACGTTTGGCTGATCGTAAAAAATCATTCGAAAACCAAGTTAAGAACTTGAAAAAATATGCATTGGATTGCTTGTTAACATCAGGCAAAGACAAGTTAAAAACCACGAAAAACACCTTTACGGCTCGCGCTGGTGTTGTGCGTGTCATCATCGATAACGAAGCAGCTTTGCCCGATGAATTGGTGGATGTTCAGACCATTACTGCCCCCGACAAGAAACGCATTAAAGAAGCAATTGAAAACGGTATTGAAATACCTGGTGCTCACTTAGAAGTTGGTGACCGTTCATTAATGGTTCGTTAA
- a CDS encoding excisionase, whose amino-acid sequence MLYECLPISAYCNMYGETPESINKRIQRQYWIVGVHVLKVEGSKERWIDIAEVNKWARKNKQATHYQEG is encoded by the coding sequence ATGTTATATGAATGTTTGCCTATTTCCGCGTACTGCAATATGTACGGAGAAACACCAGAGTCCATTAATAAGCGCATACAACGGCAATATTGGATAGTCGGTGTACATGTTTTAAAAGTTGAAGGTTCAAAAGAACGTTGGATTGATATTGCTGAGGTGAATAAGTGGGCGCGAAAAAACAAACAGGCTACGCACTACCAAGAGGGGTGA
- a CDS encoding helix-turn-helix domain-containing protein produces METLSERVKTRRIELHLTQSELADRVGLKQQSIQQIESGLIKRPRFIVEIAKVLNCDPTWLINGNERVV; encoded by the coding sequence ATGGAAACGTTATCTGAACGAGTTAAGACTCGTCGTATAGAGCTCCATTTAACTCAGTCAGAACTTGCAGACAGAGTTGGGCTAAAACAGCAATCAATTCAGCAAATCGAGTCGGGCCTTATTAAAAGACCCCGGTTTATTGTTGAAATTGCGAAGGTTTTAAATTGTGACCCAACGTGGCTCATCAATGGCAATGAGAGAGTTGTATGA